A part of Cryptococcus tetragattii IND107 chromosome 3, whole genome shotgun sequence genomic DNA contains:
- a CDS encoding tRNA (guanine(9)-N1)-methyltransferase has protein sequence MDIDEESYLNAGPSAPSEISQGGEGDKLQGMSKKAMKRAAKQARLEEIKPLKRAAERERRRQRTAQLAEGYAAGTLNEADKELVERRRRVERERKEAQRRVESGDQANDWLGGVVIDLGFDDLMTDQEIASMAQQLGYLYSSNRTAEKPVRTVIHTTFSPAASPRLWQRMENFNWHKWSRCHWWEQGLETLKSQLDPATSILCAQSVVSDKAQDKAGVDTKSLLSRLTGPQVPVDLQAGKHKLVYLSADAEDELLSLSEDEIYIIGGIVDRNRHKNLCQGKAEQLGIRTARLPIGTFLEMLPTRKVLTVNQVFDILVKYIHLSDWAAAFEAVIPIRKYAPGRKAKRAKLEAKKDERDEEEEGGTSAEGEETIGVAEKSAEVVPAEVFTDQ, from the exons ATGGATATTGACGAGGAGTCTTACCTGAATGCTGGACCTTCTGCTCCCTCAGAGATCTCccagggaggagaaggggacaAGCTTCAAGGAATGAGTAAAAAAGCCATGAAGAGGGCAGCTAAGCAG GCCCGCCTGGAAGAAATCAAACCATTGAAACGTGCAGCAGAGAGAGAACGGCGCCGGCAGCGTACCGCCCAACTTGCAGAAGGTTACGCCGCTGGGACACTCAATGAAGCGGATAAAGAATTGGTGGAACGAAGGCGCagggtggagagagaaaggaaagaagccCAGAGAAGGGTAGAAAGCGGGGACCAGGCCAATGATTGGTTGGGAGGGGTCGTTATTGATCTGGGGTTCGATGACTTGATGACTGATCAG GAAATTGCCTCGATGGCTCAGCAATTGGGTTATTTGTATTCTTCCAACCGCACCGCAGAAAAGCCTGTTCGAACTGTCATTCATACGACATTCTCCCCTGCAGCATCGCCAAGGCTCTGGCAACGTATGGAAAACTTCAATTGGCACAAATGGAGCAGGTGTCATTGGTGGGAACAAGGCTTAGAAACACTCAAATCCCAACTGGATCCTGCAACTTCAATTTTGTGTGCTCAATCTGTAGTCAGTGACAAGGCGCAAGACAAGGCAGGGGTAGATACCAAGAGTTTGCTGTCTCGTCTAACCGGACCTCAGGTCCCTGTTGACCTTCAGGCTGGTAAACACAAGCTTGTATATCTCTCCGCGGATGCGGAAGACGAGCTCTTGAGTTTGTCCGAAGACGAAATTTATATCATTGGAGGTATTGTGGACCGAAATAGACACAAG AATTTATGCCAGGGGAAAGCGGAACAACTAGGTATTCGTACGGCCAGGCTGCCCATAGGCACATTCCTAGAAATGCTTCCAACTCGAAAAGTGTTGACTGTCAATCAG GTTTTCGATATCCTTGTCAAATACATTCATCTAAGCGACTGGGCGGCTGCGTTTGAAGCTGTCATCCCTATAAGGAAGTACGCTCCTGGCCGTAAAGCAAAAAGGGCGAAGCtagaggcaaagaaggacgaaagagatgaggaagaagaggggggCACTAGTgcggagggagaagagactaTCGGAGTAGCGGAGAAATCTGCAGAAGTTGTCCCAGCGGAAGTATTTACGGACCAGTAA